acttatttttaaggcccaacaatccaaacTCAACTCTCAAGcgcaattataaattctaataaacactaaacagcggtccaagtccaacaatccaagcccattagcccaactctcaagcccaattctaaatcctaaattttaaatcctaaatttctaataagcactaagcacttgagcagcagacagcaacataaagtaaaagttaaaactttaaaaccctagtatctgttttccttttacatttttgttcctctcacgttggtttttcacaaagtcacagactcacagtcatagactaacagtgaaggctcaagaacaacctcaactcctcaaccccaagtataagattgtcaaattttgagaaggtttgtaaggagtttttcaaattttaaattgattttaagttgttttctttttttttccgaatgtttaagttgtttcattttctgttttgaacctctgtgggtcgtgaggaaaaaagagcttcataagaatttgaagaatgtagagagagaatatttgaattatctcggctagtcataaaccgaataaccgaatcaaaccgaatcaaaccgacaataaccaaacccgtggttattattttacttggtttggttatggttttagacatttaataaccgattaaattagtttggttatgattttaattaataaccgacccaaaccgaaccatgaacacccctaaagGCAACCCATCTAAGATAGAATTCagcataactttaaaattaccAAGTGTCACTTCTTTTCTCCTCTCTTGATTTTTGTCCTTTCCCCCGTTCAAACAACAGCTTCCTTGATTAAGAGCCTGTTtgaatgggcttaaaaaaagtaacttttatgtatgaaatgtttttaaaattttgaagtgatgaaagttatttttataaataagcagttgagtgtttgaataaaaatgcttatgttgaaaataaatgtttgaattttaggattaaaagaataaaaatggtagtttgagaatttagttaaaatataagggatataaaaataatttccatagtcaaacaaaatggctttaagcacttagaaaaaaaaagttagaaatcctaactttttatttctaagtgactttaagaactttatgacttaaaatTAGTATTAGGCAAATACGTCCAAAAGTTAGAAAGAGCTTATCCAAACGGACTCTAAGTATTCTTCACCCGAACAGTTACAACTTTTGCGTACACCTATTCGATACAACTTTAAATAGCATTAGTTTTTCCAGAAAAATATATTCCAGCAACAATATCTTCCCATTAGATCAATTCTCAAACCAATCATGTAATTGTCTTGGTTCTTTTCTCCTTCCTTTTTTCACATTCTATAAAAAACATCTCTCAAACATCAGTAATCAAAGACCTTTTTGTTTAGCAGAGGAATTTAACCAAATCTAAATTCAGGCAACCCATCCGCATCCGCCTCTCAAAGTAGAAACAACGTCTTGAACTCTCCAATCTCAACGTACGTCACCTTCTGCTTTATCCATTCCTTTTGAATGCCTCATCGCCCAATCTTTGAAGTTACTCACAACACCGCTGGAAATTCCTACGGCTTATACAATCCTCATGCCCTATCATTGAAGCTGTGCATCACGCCATTCTGAATTCATACGCCCTAAATCCTCATGTCCTGCAATTGAAGCTTCAACATTCCCCTTGAAATTTCTCTAACCAGTCTAGGTATTTCGATTTACCAATTTAATATATTGTTTTTCACTCCTCGCCCCCTCTCTATGGAACGATTCCAAACGCATGTTAAAATTCCTACTAGATATTCAAATCTCCTCCCTAATCTCACCTATTTCTTCCTAACAACTTTTCTTACCCGCGCATTTCAGATACAACTATAGAAGCTGGGTCACTACTGAAATTATTTGATGCTCGTATGTCCTATGGTTAATGCACATGGTTATGGAGATTGAGATGGAGCCTAGCAGCTTATTTCAGAAACAAGTATAGAGGTCGGGCCACAAAATATGGTAATCGtttattaaaaacaaaaaaaatgtatcAGCCACTGCCTTTGAAAAATATACTTCAAAAAGAACTCGccatttgaattatttttctaatcaaCATTTTAATAAACACATTGAAATTAGGTGACGGCCATATGTacgatagtcaatacatatgGAGATGGCGATGCAGACTCACATAAAAACACAAATTACCACGCAAGCTTCTGCTTCCTCCACTGAGCCAGCCCCACTTGTTAAGGATCATCTAGTTAACCTGCATTTCTGCTGAAACACACTTCGCTTTACTACTGTCCCATGAAAGTCTCATATTACCCTTTACCCTGGAATCTACCATCTTCCTATTGACTCGCCCTCCATGATTTTTATATAAACGTCGCCTCACTACTTTGGCATAACACACTTTTCTTTTCCTGATATGTTAAGCTCTTTCTCATACAATAAATTTTCCTTCTGAACCTTTAAAATAACCCTCTAACTGCTGCACTCTCCCCCACTCCCCATACATGTTCAACTTTGCCACTCCCGCAATACCATTAACAAGATATTTTCCCCTTCGCATTAGTTCTCCTTATTAAACAGTTTATTTGCTAAGCCGAATTCAGGTACATTTGTCCTGTTTTATTTTCTCTGATTCTCATTGCATAGAGGTAGTCCCGAAAGGTTCTTCACATTCTTCATCATGCAAAAAACTATCCTAGTCTCCATCTTCCTAACGCACGTTATTCGGTACTAAAAACTTTCTAAGTTGAAGGATGTATTCAGCACCAGAAGGCTGTGAAAACAATAGGCAGAATGTGTTGCTTAAGCTGAAAATGCAGATATCAGTAATGACATTGAGATGTTTAGAGCCGGTTGGATTGGCATATAAgttgcttataagctgttttcagcttttttgagtatttaactgaccaacttaaagtcattttgagCTTATAATAAGCCCCAAAAGGATAATTAGATCTGTTTGACTTAGCTTATTTAAAGTAGCGTAtaataagttaagccaaacaaACACTTAGTCCTGCCTCTTGTGTAAATCCCCATTAAAAATTCTTCTATCAGTCTGTCTTTCAAACCATAGAGCAGACACTTCACATGCCCCGTATTAAACTGTCACATTTTAGTTGAGATAGTCACAAAATTCGTGCACGTGTTTGCCGCCCCATGAAAAAGTTTTGGCCTTTGAAAAAGGATCAGGCCACTTGTGAATGGGTGGTATTGagacataatataattaaatgtGAGCTTTCTCTaacaacttaaaaatattatttaaataacaTGATTTTAATAGATCTAAATTGCTTGCTTATGTGAACCAAGGCGATTAAGGCAGTGGTAACAGTGGAGTCAAAGTTGATAGTTAGAGTAAGTGGTATTTGGGCTGGAAAAAAGGCACTATTTTTGTACATGAAAGGTACATGAAAGAATATTCTTGGTGTAAACCAAACTAGCACTTCCTCGACGCCAGCTTACACGTACTACATCGGATCACTGAAATAGATAACTTCTTTGAATGGTATTACATATCCTGCAACTTGTGCAACAACGAAAAAAAGGTGAACCTACAAACGGTGTCTACACCTACCATAATTATGCAAAATCATGTGACTTCCTTGTGGTGAGGTAAGAAAGCAATGAAGAATGTAAGTCACACTTATACTTATACAAACACTAACGGATTTTACAAACACAGGTACAAGATACACGTTCGAGTCAAAGACAACACTCGAGAGACTACTTTAGTCATGTTTAATGGTATGGCAGAAAAGCAACTTCATACTTTTGCTTCCAAGTTGGTCAATAGGTTCGTCAAGTGACACTGATGTACCTTCGCAAATTCAGAGCCTTTGCACCAGGGCATTCATATTCAAGCTAAAATTGAACAATTTTAATTGGAAGGAGGGGCTGGAAAATTTTAGAGTGCCAAAAGTTTATGTTCAAGAGGAAGATTTGGAAGTGAAGTACCGCATAAATAAAGCAAAAAAGGTCAAGTACTATAGTTTGATTTCCTATGTAATACGCATTTTCTTGGTAGATGCATTATTTCACATTCAAATAATCAATTACACAAACACTAGCACTAATGTTTGGGTTATAATTTCTTATACGGGGAAAAGAAAAAGTGAAAGATAGCAGTGGAACCGAAGACCGGAAAGCCGAAGGATCTAACACTGAAGTTTGTCAAGATCATGTCCACGATGGCGAAGGTGTTTCGAATTGGAAGAGAAGAGTTTCAACAAGAAAGCTGAAGAATAAAAGGACATCTTCATAAACGATGACGATGTTAGTGACAGagacacacacaaaaaaagaaaaacttaagAGTCCTTTTCCTTTGTACTGGACCTTAATATTATTAGTTCCAATAAGAAATGTCTATTTTGTTGGCTATTGGCGTGTATAGTAATGAGTCCAATAGTTCTTTATTGTATAGCAAATGTAGCAGATATGTGTTCTCACAGGAGATTTTATTACAGGCGCGACACTTTTTTCCAACCTTCTAAATGTGAATGTTTTTTTACAGTTGGGTTGTTTTTTAGGGAATTACATGAAGTCTCTTCATAGAGAGACAATGCTAAGACAAACTAATGGTGGTATAACTTTGGTAAATTATTGATGTGTCAATAGGTGCAATGTCCAAAGAATAAATTGAAATATGCTCTATCATGTGACAGTTCATTAAACCAAGTATTTTCAATAACTTATCAACTGCATAAGCAAATCAATATCATGTAAGATAATAAAGGTAATTCACCCCGCTGTACACCTAATTTTCCTGGGATTGTAGTTCAATCGGTCAGAGCACCGCCCTTTCAAGGCGGAAGCTGAGGAACAATTTACCTAAGTAGGTATACTTTCGCCAAGCAGGCTTGTTCACGATATAAATGCTCTGTGCAAGTAATTTGTGGCCTTGGATTTAATTTGGTGGTCCAAAGTAGGATCTCCTCATTGGGTCTATTTAACTTGAAAGGACACAATTTGGTTTTGTTAAATGTGAGTTAAGGACCACGACATATGACACTCGTAAAATTTTACGAGTATCTTTTTTGAATATCGTTACTTAATTTGggcatatttttttaaaaaattgtatcTTTCCATTTTAGAGttgtctaaagttatatatgACTGAACTTTAAACAACTTTTTGATAAaagaatagataaatatataagaaaattatatgatttaaaTGGTGATCACAAAAACGGATATATGTGTACTTCAACCTTACAATTGGGTGTTACTATTTTGGGCTCTCGTCCTTTATCGACAAACGGTACAATTTGGGTTTGTGAATGTGAGTTAAGTACCACGAGTTACAACATTTTTCTCTTAACAATGCAACTAATTTATGGCATCAATCTTATCATCTGTTTGTTATTGacattttgattttatttgaaTGACATTTAAGATTTAAGACTAACAGAAGATATGATATAGTTCCCATAATACTGGACTGAGACAAACTTAAATAATAAAGCTTCTATAATATTGAATTGAGACaaacttaaataataaatttgacGCGGGCAATGATGAACTACATATAATCAACCAACAATTTTCATATATTATTGTAACAAGAGCTCgtaaaatttcatatatcatcAATGATTACTAGTAAAAAGTATATTGTATATTACCATGCAAAACTAGCTCACGCATTAATATAATTGCAAAAACATTTGTTAAGAAACTTTAAAATCATTCAATCTCCACGATCCAATCCCTTTCATCCTTGATAACACCTCTTTGAATCCCTACTAATCTTGAATAAAATTGCTTGCACGATAGATCTGAGCTTATTTTATATTCAATCCtgcaccaaaaataaataaattaatacaaaCATTAAATACTTAACAAAATCAGTTATTGAGAAGGAATGGAAAAGTAGTGGCCCTTAAGTaacattaaatatatttttatatttaattaaaatattccAAAAAATCTTCAGCATTGActaattaaatttgtatattaaAATGCATGTtagttttttaatattttaattataccTTTGGCCTTTGTATGTGATACTTCCAACAGGAGCAACACCAACTGCAGTTCCCGTACAGAATACTTCATCAGCACTAATTAATTCATCTGCTTCAATTAAACGTTCTTCGACCTGTATcaagttggaaaaaaatatatattctaatTTAAAATGCTTAATCAAATCAAGTCGTTTTATTTAAGTGTTGGAGctgataattttataaataagcagttatGTATTTCAATAAAAGAAAAGCAGTGATTTTTTGTTTACCGTATATCCAAGATCAATTGCAATGTCCATTATGCTTTTTCTTGTTATTCCTTCAAGAATAGTTCCTTTGGCTATTGGAGTTGAAACTACGTTTCCTTTGACAAGGAAAATATTGCAAGAAGAGACTTCttcaatatatttcttatttactgCATCAAGATACAGTATATCTGAATATCCATTTGCCTTTGCATCCTTCATAGCTTTTAAAACCTACATTAAAAAATCCAGAAAATTTTCAGTACTTAATTATTTGCATCGAGAATATTAATTATAACATTATATACTATAATTAGCAAGTACAATTCATATAGGAATATTCATTTACCGGAGCATAGTTAGTAATGCTTTTGACTCCACCAGCTCCTCCACGTGAGGCACGATGAACATCTTCTTCTACGTACAAGTTTAATGGCGCTGTTCCTTGCTGCAATTCCaaatacattaattaattaataaatacgATGAATTTTTACATTATCATGTTATTTAACATATCTTACTTTTCGAGGAGAGTTATCTATTGATATCTTTTAGGTGATTTAAGAGTCGTCAAgtatatttattgattttaaatgagttgCTAACCTTGAAATAATTACCAACAGGGCAAGCATAGACAAGGAAAGTGTACTCAGGTGCTGGAGCCAAGCCCAAAATGGGACCAGTGCCAATTAAAAGAGGCCTAATGTAAAGTGACCCTTTTCCAGAAGGAGGAATCTGCACATTTAATAACAAGCACCATCATATGAGATAATAGTACGTACTTGTTTGAGATTGAGAAGATTAATTATAACATTAACCAAAAATAATTACCCAACGCTTGTTAGCGAGAGCAGTTTGCTTAACAGCATCGACAAATTGATCAGTTGAAGGAGATGGCATGCACATTCTCTCCGCACCAATTTGCATTCTAATGGCATTTTGTTGAGGACGAAACAGAAATATTCGTCCATCTTCTCTTCTATACGCTTTTGTACCTTCAAACAACCCCTGTTTTAACCAAAAATCTTTAAATAGTTTTCAAGTGATTTTTAGTATATGTTAGATTTtgaccttttttttcttttttacctGTCCATAGTTCAGGACACCAGCAGATGGACTCAATTGGATATTGCCATAACGATTAAGTTGGCCTTGTTTAAATATTCCATCATCAGAGCATTTAGTCATGTACATATAATCAGTTTGCATTAAATTGAATCCAAGATTGTCCCAGTCAATATCAGCAGACTCCTCATCGCTACTGCGATCACATCAAACAATAGTTCTAATTAGttattttttccaaagtgcCGAATTAATTTTTTAGGTCGTATATTCAAAGATATTGAGTTGTTGACGCAATTATGTGAACTGTAATTTACCTGTAAATAGCAGGCTGTACAGCAGCCTGAGCCGTATAATACCTTGCTGCAACCTGCaaatgccaaaaaaaaaaaaaccttgaaATTATTTtcactcatatatatatatataaacccCTGATTTCGAAAATGCAATGGGTTCCGTGATAAGAATCTGAATACAAAACCAAttaaatgtaaattttgaatcGATCGATAAAATTTCTTGTGAAAAATGTTTTGGGGATCCAACGATGATGACAAACCTTTGAAGAAAGAGCTGAAGATTGAAATAATTTGCGAAAAGATGCAGCCCCTCGAATCATGTTTGCAGGAAGGAATTAATTAAACCCTAGTGTTAGATGTTTGGAGGAAGAAATTAGGGGAGGCAGAGAGAAAAATTCTGCGTATCTAAAGTAACAAAAGAATGGGAATGCAAGTTTTGAGGAAGTTTGTTAGATTGTTGTGCTTTTGATAAAAGAGAAATGTGGGTTTATATAGaagattggagagaagaaaaggctaaTAGACATTATGTCACACGCCATAACTCCCCTATTTAAATTCAGTGAATTTGTtcagtattttaaaatatattgatatgaaaaggattgtaatttaatttttaaaatttaattttgataatattGAATTAATCTGATTCAATTTAATTAACTTTAAAGATTAGTCAATGTAATTCttaaaaaacaaaatagtaTTCCTCTATTCAAtccatttttaatttgtttgtctgattttaattttaaatcttGTAATTTTAATATGTCTGAAGTctgaatttaaaaattatctattaaaaggaccaaaaaaaaataagagagatcgATTATATAAGAGAAATCCAGATTGGAGCAGAAGAAATCTGGCTGTCCCAATCCTACCACGCCTCCAAATCCTCCCTATTTTTTCACATATCGAAAAAAGAGAGACTATAGTAGGAACTTTAAAAGTTGACCCAAAAAATCAACATTAAATGtttgaatatataataaatgtcttttaaaactcttttttatttaaaattagaggagagatattgtaattaAAATATTCATCTAGATTTTACATCAAATTATGATTAAGTAATACATTAAATTATAAGAATATCAGTATATGTGTTGGTAAGaggtaaaaaattaattaatagtcAAGTTCCacacaaatttaaaaaatactatttttataataaaaaattacattaattAATCAGGATTAAGTAGAGTTGaagttatataaaaaaaatacatattagagtatatgtttgatttgatgaaaCGAATGTGAACACATCAAGTTTGGAAAATCGAATGTGgataatttgaattttgttgTAAAGAAAAGGAATATCTTGTCGTAACTcttaaaaattattcttttattatatgtttatccgacaaaaataaaaataaaaattcttttatGTGGTGAATTCATAGAAGaataataggaaaaaaaaatattttgttagtGTCACTTTATTTGTGTCTAGTTATTTTGTGAAATCATCAAAGTAGGCAGTAAAACTTTTGGACTTTTGGTAGGCTTTTGACATCCCTAGAGTTTGTTATATAGCTCTATAACGTCTTGTTTCACAGTTTCATAGCCTTTCTAAGGGCATCTGGAAGATGAAtaaaagctaatctttcttcttctttttttcttttctgataTTCCTTTTTATATCATCCATATTTGAGATGCTGCAAAATATATACTGAAGGAGAGGATcaagaagaaaatatatatgtagATAAAGTTAATTATACACTGCTAGTTATCAAAGGTAGAGAAGTGGAGCtaggtttttaaatttatacaTTTGAGATTTTAACATTTTATAGTTACTAGATTCTAGACAATTAATTGGtagatattaaataattttttaaataaaaatacaaaattttaatcaGAACTATTGAATTTGATGAACTTACAATCGAAAAGCTTCTGTGCATGAATGAACTGATAAAGAGAATATGGAGAATCGTAAAAGCTCATTTGATTGACTATCTAACTTTAATTATGTTGGTAAGGGTTCAATTCTTCACGTTGTAATCTCCTCCCTATTTTCTGATTCTGAGAGAATACCACGTGACTAGATAATACtctctctattccatattaactgaatttttgagggttttttcattgttcaaaataattgaattgttcaaaatttaagatggatgtttgaaattttttccatattttccctttcatttattgaagttttatattttctaggagatagATTACACTATttacaaagttatatttatgatttcacaaagagcaaaagtgaaaatgatgatttaaattatgtccttgaatatttttcttaatatgtgtgcattgccCGACAAATTCAGTTAATATTAAATAAACGGAGTGCATATACATTAAGAAATTATCAACATTAATTCAACAAACCTTGTTCTTTCATTGTTTGATTTTGTGCAAAATGTCACGTACAGATAATTTTTTACCCTTTTCTCTTTCCCTAATATACGAATCTAAAATAAAGAGACATCctgttaattaattattcataATGAAGCAATCAAGAACCTAGCAAAAGGATGTATAATACTAATATAAAATAACATTATAAATATAGTGGCGTTGCTTGCACGTACGACCGGACCCCATAGGCATATATCTAGTTGTATGTATAGAGAATTCTCTATATCTAGTTGTATAGAGAATTCAATCATTTTCACGTATCAAATATACTCaattttttaaacatattttggtaaaaataaataaatagaaaccATGCACTCCTTGTGCCGAAGTAATATTGATTCTATAATCAAACTTGATTTTGTATTGCCagttttattaataaaaaattagcACAAGATATGAAATGTAGCTGTCTAATATTCTGATcttctaaaaatagtaaattgAAAGGGAGATCAAAGATGACCTATTTGCCCATTTTCTAACCGGACATGAAGTGCTGCGCATTAGAAATTAATTATCAAAACTTAGTAAAAGAGAATCATAAAATGGATTTTGGTGAATTAAAATAATACCCAAGATATTTGATGCTCTTCAGACATATTATAtaattcataatttatttttattacgaTTAGAACATTTGAATCTGAATTAGATTTAGATGTCTGATCTGAatacatatttaaatatattaaaatggaATTAAGATATGAATATTACATAATTAAGATTTTTTGTCAACATCTAAATGCGTAGAATTTGTCTTTGATTAAATATTAatacatataaattttaataaaatgtgAAATTAATGTAATAGTACTAtttcaacaaaatatttttaagaaaatacataGGAATTGGTGGTTGTAGGTATCGGTTGAGGATGACGTTGGCTAATTGTGGTGAAGTTGATGGTGACGATTGATAGTTAGATGATAGTGATAGCTAATGGTGGTGGTGAATGATGATGTAGTTGATTGTAGTGATTATCAACGGTGATGATTGTAGTTGATGATGTGATTGCGTGTGGTGAATTATAATAGTTGATAATGATAAacaatgatgataataattaataacatgaTGGAGGGTGGGCGGTAGTGGTGAATGGATGGAATTAATGAACTGTCATCTTCAGATATCTTAATGATATTAAGTACCCGTTTGGATTGCTTATTTTAGGTgcttttaagccaaaataacttttaaacagttttgaaattttgggtaaagttaaaaattgagaacttatttttaaaacataacaacaaaaataaaccaaaagctataagttagaaattctaacttatgatttttggcttataagtcaTAAACCAAAAGTTATAAGccaaaagtcaatccaaatatgCTCTAAGACTTGTTATAGATATTAGTTATTCAGACCTATGCATTTAATTGATACAAATAATTAAGATTCTATTAGAATGAAGGTATTGAGCTAAAGCTAAAGGATGATTGAGAGAGAAACTGGGAATTTTTGTTTATTCTCATTCAACTGAAAAGAAGAAACAGTTGTACACTTATTTATACTTGGCTAACAAACTTAAAAAACTCTAATAACTCTCTAATGACTTAATTAGTGTGGACCTACTAATAACTAACTCTCTAACTAATTACACCACATCTGCACAACACATGGCTACTTTCAATACTCCCCCTCAAATTGGAGGGTGCATAACATCCAACACTCCAAACTTGTTCATCAAATACATATGTTGTTGCCTGCTCAATCCCTTTGTCATCAAGTCTGCTTGTTGATTATCTGTTCCTACAAATTCAGTCTTTATTGTTCTTTCCTTTATCTTGTCCCTTATAAAGTGACAATTAATTTCAATGTGATTTGTTCTCTTATGATATACTGGATTTGCTGCCAGTTGGATTGCTGTCTTACTATCATTCCAAACTGTTATTGGTTGATGGATTTCCACTCCAAGCTCCTTGAATAAGCCTAGCAACCAAGTGATTTCTGCTACAACAGCTGTCATGCTCCTATACTCAGCTTTAGTTGAGCTCTTGGATACTGTTTGCTGCTTTTTTGACTTCCATGAGATTAATGACTCTCCAAACTTCATTGCATAACCTATGATTGATCTTCTTATGTTTGGGCATGCTGCCCAGTCTGAATCATACCAGCATGTTAGCTCTTATACATGCTGTGATCTAAAAATAAGACCCTGACCTGGTGCATTCTTTAAGTACTTGACTATTCTAACAGCTACCTCCCAATGAAAAACTTTAGGATCTTGCCTAAATTGGCTTAGTGTTTGCGCTGCAAAGCTAATATCTGATCTAGTAATGGTGACATACAGAAGCTTTCCTATTAGTCTTTGATACCATGAGGCCTCCTCTAGGACTTCATCACTCTTAACTCCAACAACTCTGTCattgtcacgacctagccccgtaggccgtgactagtgtccgaattggacactcgtatacacacatattatctattatcaatcgacaattaaacacgatatagaatttatacaggtagcacgttgtctcaaacggtcacttatatatataccaaaatcagctatttcttggggagtcttaattgtcaaaaataagataacataatacgtaagccgacaaggctttcactccgaatgtaaatgtccaaaaacataagccatactagtacaccagacaacatctacatacaacccactcatgtgtctacagacctctaagaggattaacaatatcatatgacgggacagggccccgtcgtacccctaaatacacaaatatatacattataaggattagtacccaaagttcgggctccgagacaatggagcacttcaaacccgttgagtagaatcctaagttgg
This region of Solanum dulcamara chromosome 9, daSolDulc1.2, whole genome shotgun sequence genomic DNA includes:
- the LOC129904622 gene encoding branched-chain-amino-acid aminotransferase 2, chloroplastic-like, which translates into the protein MIRGAASFRKLFQSSALSSKVAARYYTAQAAVQPAIYSSDEESADIDWDNLGFNLMQTDYMYMTKCSDDGIFKQGQLNRYGNIQLSPSAGVLNYGQGLFEGTKAYRREDGRIFLFRPQQNAIRMQIGAERMCMPSPSTDQFVDAVKQTALANKRWIPPSGKGSLYIRPLLIGTGPILGLAPAPEYTFLVYACPVGNYFKQGTAPLNLYVEEDVHRASRGGAGGVKSITNYAPVLKAMKDAKANGYSDILYLDAVNKKYIEEVSSCNIFLVKGNVVSTPIAKGTILEGITRKSIMDIAIDLGYTVEERLIEADELISADEVFCTGTAVGVAPVGSITYKGQRIEYKISSDLSCKQFYSRLVGIQRGVIKDERDWIVEIE